In the Candidatus Electrothrix rattekaaiensis genome, one interval contains:
- the ablA gene encoding lysine 2,3-aminomutase: MIYTENQQEIAERIDEDVSEILWKDWKWQVKNRIRSLPQLEDFLDLDLGEEKRKNIQQTIEKFPLSITPYYLSLIDTENFENDPVFRQAVPSIRELDMSDEDMSDPLHEDEDSPVPGITHRYPDRILFLVSNVCAMYCRHCTRKRKVGDQDNIPSKKAIEQGLEYIRNTPVIRDVLLSGGDPFLLPDEYLDYILTELGKIEHVEVVRIGTRTPVVLPYRITDELVSMLKKHHPVWINTHFNHPRELTESARTALAKLADAGIPLGNQSVLLSGVNDCPRIMRTLVHKLVANRVRPYYLYQCDLSEGLSHFRTPVGKGMEIIESLIGHTSGFSVPTYVIDAPNGGGKIPIMPNYLISWSTNKVVLRNYEGVITTYKEPDSYEPVFCDRKCDKCDLQLSLDEAAEYRAVGIKKLLADYDDAVSLVPTGNERMGKREEHAAEEG, translated from the coding sequence ATGATTTATACAGAAAACCAGCAGGAAATCGCAGAGCGGATAGATGAAGATGTTTCCGAAATTCTCTGGAAGGATTGGAAATGGCAAGTGAAAAATCGTATCCGTTCGCTACCTCAGCTGGAAGATTTTCTGGACCTTGATCTTGGAGAAGAAAAGAGGAAAAATATTCAACAAACAATCGAAAAATTTCCCTTATCCATTACCCCATATTATCTTTCTCTGATTGACACGGAAAATTTTGAGAACGATCCTGTGTTCCGGCAGGCGGTTCCGTCCATCCGGGAACTGGATATGTCGGATGAGGATATGTCCGATCCTCTGCACGAGGATGAAGACAGCCCGGTACCGGGTATCACCCATCGCTATCCGGATCGGATACTCTTTCTGGTCAGCAATGTCTGTGCTATGTACTGCCGTCATTGCACCAGAAAACGAAAAGTCGGGGATCAGGATAATATCCCGTCAAAAAAAGCCATTGAACAGGGGCTGGAATATATCCGCAATACCCCTGTTATCCGTGACGTTCTTCTGAGCGGAGGTGACCCCTTCCTGCTGCCGGATGAGTATCTGGATTATATTCTTACCGAGCTGGGTAAAATTGAGCATGTGGAAGTGGTACGCATCGGCACTCGCACCCCGGTTGTCCTGCCTTATCGGATTACGGATGAACTGGTTAGCATGCTGAAAAAGCATCATCCGGTATGGATCAATACGCATTTTAATCATCCCAGAGAGCTGACCGAATCTGCCCGCACAGCCTTGGCTAAGCTGGCTGACGCAGGCATCCCGCTGGGCAATCAGTCCGTGCTCCTGTCCGGGGTGAACGACTGTCCCAGGATTATGCGGACTCTGGTGCATAAGCTGGTGGCTAATCGGGTACGACCCTATTACCTCTATCAATGTGATCTCTCCGAAGGATTGAGTCATTTTCGGACTCCGGTGGGCAAGGGCATGGAGATCATTGAAAGCCTGATAGGTCATACCAGCGGCTTCAGCGTGCCGACCTATGTTATTGACGCACCCAACGGCGGCGGCAAAATTCCCATCATGCCGAATTATCTTATCTCCTGGTCCACCAATAAGGTGGTTCTGCGCAATTACGAGGGCGTGATTACTACGTATAAGGAGCCGGATTCCTACGAGCCTGTTTTCTGTGATCGAAAATGTGATAAATGCGATCTCCAGCTTTCCCTAGACGAGGCGGCAGAGTATCGTGCTGTGGGCATTAAGAAATTGCTGGCTGATTATGATGATGCGGTCTCCTTGGTGCCTACAGGTAACGAACGGATGGGGAAGAGGGAGGAGCATGCTGCCGAAGAAGGATAA
- a CDS encoding DNA methyltransferase: MSNTSAEKQHSRSGTFTDNMKLPVHRWFRYSAGFSAKWVEQEIQRHCRDGKEKINVLDPFSGSGTTLLAAEAVQAKAVGFEPHPFIHRVAQAKLGWGNTDTYQLQKMAEEILKKAQERNTEGERPNALDAPLLKKCFTDDSLNKLDALKDVFLADFDNGTAEHELLWLCITSILRPCSTAGTAQWQYVLPNKKKAKVSDPFSAFSLKMNQLIDDIGIVGRQGWLSGAQILRTDARDPQYTAEDSFDLVITSPPYPNNYDYADATRLEMTFWGEITGWSELHSSVRQYLLRSCSQHSAKERLQLDILLEDDVLSPIADELTKACRELEQIRLTKGGKKTYHTMAAAYFTDLGNVFHALRPLCKKDGRMCFVIGDSAPYGIYLAVDKWLGELALAAGFTSYSFEKLRDRNIKWKNRKHRVPLQEGRLWIEG, translated from the coding sequence ATGTCAAACACTTCCGCTGAAAAGCAGCATTCTCGGTCAGGTACTTTTACCGATAATATGAAATTGCCTGTCCATAGATGGTTTCGTTATTCAGCGGGATTTTCAGCCAAATGGGTAGAACAGGAAATACAGCGCCATTGTCGTGACGGAAAAGAAAAAATCAACGTGCTGGATCCGTTTTCCGGGTCAGGTACGACCTTATTAGCAGCTGAAGCTGTGCAGGCAAAAGCTGTGGGTTTTGAGCCACATCCCTTTATCCACCGGGTTGCCCAGGCTAAGCTTGGCTGGGGTAATACAGATACATATCAGCTTCAGAAAATGGCTGAAGAGATCCTCAAAAAGGCACAGGAAAGAAATACTGAGGGAGAGAGACCAAATGCATTGGATGCGCCTTTGCTAAAGAAATGTTTTACAGATGATTCATTGAACAAGCTGGATGCATTAAAAGACGTTTTTCTGGCTGATTTTGATAACGGGACAGCGGAACATGAACTCCTCTGGCTGTGTATTACGAGCATACTGCGTCCGTGCAGTACGGCAGGTACAGCCCAATGGCAGTATGTGTTGCCAAATAAGAAAAAAGCAAAAGTTTCTGATCCGTTTTCAGCCTTTTCTCTGAAAATGAATCAGCTGATTGATGATATCGGAATCGTCGGGAGACAAGGATGGCTTTCCGGTGCGCAAATTTTGCGCACCGATGCCCGTGATCCGCAATATACCGCCGAAGATTCCTTTGATCTTGTTATTACCTCTCCGCCGTACCCGAACAACTATGACTATGCCGATGCCACCCGCTTGGAAATGACATTCTGGGGAGAAATAACAGGATGGAGCGAACTGCATTCATCTGTCAGGCAATATTTGTTACGATCCTGCTCGCAGCATTCAGCCAAGGAAAGGCTGCAATTGGATATTCTTCTTGAAGATGATGTTTTATCGCCAATTGCAGATGAACTGACCAAGGCGTGCAGAGAATTGGAACAAATACGATTAACAAAAGGTGGAAAGAAAACATACCATACTATGGCTGCTGCGTATTTTACGGATTTGGGAAATGTTTTTCATGCGCTTCGCCCGCTATGTAAGAAAGATGGGCGAATGTGTTTTGTTATCGGCGACTCGGCACCATACGGTATCTATCTTGCCGTTGATAAATGGCTTGGCGAGCTGGCTCTGGCAGCAGGATTTACCTCGTACTCCTTTGAGAAACTGAGGGACCGAAATATAAAATGGAAAAATAGAAAGCACAGAGTTCCTCTTCAGGAAGGTCGATTGTGGATTGAAGGATAA
- the ablB gene encoding putative beta-lysine N-acetyltransferase has translation MLPKKDKIEEFQGSTIQHGPYNDRIYLMRLADHASADFPQQLIRLAETKGYSKIFAKVPKDASADFIQVGFEKEAEIPGFFFGRTSALFLGYYLKNARKQENDLAQLKNILHLAQDKGETAVPSPDARFRLRQCLRDDVPEMAAIYGQTFASYPFPIHEADYLLETMQTHVTYFGAEIDGGLAALASAEMDREAANVEMTDFATLPEQAGNNLSLHLLHRMEKAMQELDIRTAYTIARAASPAMNITFARAGYIFAGRLKNNTNISGRIESMNVWYKTIKTIC, from the coding sequence ATGCTGCCGAAGAAGGATAAGATAGAGGAATTTCAAGGAAGTACGATTCAGCACGGGCCGTATAATGATCGCATTTATCTTATGCGGCTTGCTGATCATGCCTCGGCAGATTTTCCGCAGCAGCTCATCAGGCTGGCAGAAACAAAGGGATATTCCAAGATCTTCGCCAAAGTGCCAAAAGATGCGTCTGCTGATTTCATACAGGTAGGCTTTGAAAAAGAGGCTGAGATTCCAGGCTTTTTTTTCGGGCGAACGAGTGCCCTGTTTCTGGGGTATTATCTGAAGAATGCCCGTAAACAGGAAAATGATCTTGCGCAACTGAAAAATATCCTGCATCTTGCCCAAGACAAGGGGGAAACAGCGGTGCCGTCTCCTGATGCAAGGTTTCGGCTACGCCAATGTCTCCGGGATGATGTCCCGGAAATGGCGGCAATCTATGGTCAAACCTTTGCCTCTTATCCCTTTCCCATCCATGAGGCTGATTATCTGCTGGAGACCATGCAGACCCATGTAACCTATTTCGGTGCGGAAATTGATGGCGGGCTTGCGGCCTTGGCCTCGGCTGAGATGGACCGGGAGGCCGCCAATGTGGAGATGACCGATTTTGCTACTCTGCCTGAGCAGGCAGGCAATAATCTCTCCCTGCATCTTCTTCATCGAATGGAGAAGGCCATGCAGGAGCTGGACATCCGCACCGCCTATACCATTGCCCGTGCTGCGTCCCCGGCCATGAATATCACCTTTGCCCGGGCCGGGTACATCTTTGCCGGGCGTTTGAAAAACAACACCAATATATCCGGCAGGATCGAGAGCATGAATGTATGGTATAAGACGATTAAGACGATCTGTTAA
- a CDS encoding DUF4276 family protein: MVDITIYVEGAGKINDPTALTVDNSVIFRENFHKLFSQQLSPLEFNLMIRPFGTVTQAKKRLEYIENQGINAVLLIDLDAPKGKREERRQYYEPFDTKKIFFMIQEMEAWILSQIDKIEEFGKSEGLIRKKGDQDINDNPLLKEKNPEQIRKPSEKLDTIFRQYFDVVKIRGNKERKRGKRYSKTKDGPRLIGLLKLSSLMECFDEARRLIGYIERKNGNKYETR; the protein is encoded by the coding sequence ATGGTAGATATTACGATCTATGTGGAAGGAGCAGGAAAAATAAATGATCCTACCGCGCTGACCGTGGATAACAGTGTTATTTTCCGTGAAAATTTTCATAAACTGTTTTCTCAGCAACTCTCTCCTCTGGAATTTAACCTCATGATCAGACCGTTCGGGACGGTAACACAGGCAAAAAAGAGGTTGGAATATATAGAAAATCAGGGGATTAATGCTGTTCTTTTGATCGACTTAGATGCTCCGAAAGGAAAAAGAGAAGAAAGGCGGCAATATTATGAGCCATTTGATACGAAAAAGATTTTCTTTATGATTCAAGAGATGGAGGCTTGGATACTTTCCCAGATTGATAAAATTGAAGAATTTGGGAAGAGCGAAGGGCTGATAAGAAAAAAAGGTGATCAGGATATCAACGATAATCCGTTATTGAAAGAAAAGAACCCGGAGCAGATCAGGAAACCGAGTGAAAAACTCGACACGATATTCAGGCAATATTTTGACGTTGTAAAAATCAGAGGAAATAAAGAACGAAAACGGGGTAAACGATATTCAAAGACGAAAGACGGCCCCAGGTTGATCGGTTTGCTTAAATTAAGCAGTTTGATGGAGTGCTTCGACGAAGCAAGAAGATTGATCGGCTATATTGAGAGAAAAAACGGGAACAAGTATGAAACCCGTTAA